The Streptomyces sp. NBC_01439 genome contains the following window.
GCTGGGGCCCACGGCGGCGGACCGGTTGGCCGCGGCCGAGGAGCGGGCCGCCGATCTGGTCCTGCGCAACCGGCTGGCCCGGGAGCTGCACGACGCGGTCGGTCACGCCCTGAGCGCCGTCACCCTCCAGGCCGCCGCCGCCCGGCGGATGCTGGAGCGCGACCCCGACTTCGTACGGGAGGCGCTGGCCGCGATCGAGGACACCACGCGGCGGACGGTGGGCGAGCTCGACGCCGTACTGGGCCTGCTGCGGGACGGGAACCCGGACCGGGCGGACGCCGCACCCGCGCCCACCCTCGCCGCCGACCTGGACGGACTACTGGCCCGCACCCGGGTCGCCGGCACCACTGTCACCGCGCACCAGGACCCCGGACCCGCCGGGGACTGGACCGCCCTCCCGGCGATCGCCTCCCGCGAGGCGTACCGGATCGTCCAGGAGGGACTCACCAACGCCCTGCGGCACGGCGCGGGCCCGGTGGATCTGAGGATCCGTATCCAGGCCGGCCCGGACCCCGCACACCGTGAACTGGAGATCACCATGACCAATCCACCGGCGGCACCCGCCGAGGACCGGGAGGCCCGCACCACCGGGGGCCGCGGACTGCGCGGCGCCGCGGAACGGGCCGCTCTGCTCGGCGGCAGCGTCGAGGCAGGCCCGCACGGGGACCGGTGGCGCCTGCGGGCCGTCCTCCCGTTCGCCGGGGAAGCCCGATGACCGTGCCCGTGCCCGTGCCCGTGCCTGCCCCTGCCCCCGTGCCTGCCCCTGCCCCCGTGTCCGCTCCCGCGCCTCGGCCGTCGCTGCGCATCGTGCTCTGCGACGACGAGCGGATGGTCCGCACCGCGCTGCGGGTGATCCTGGAGGCCGAAGCCGACCTGGAGGTCGTCGGTGAGGCGGCCACCGGGGCCGAGGCGGTTCCGCTGGTCCGCTCACTGGCCCCCGACGTGGTGCTCATGGACGTGCGGATGCCCGAGATCGACGGCATCCGGGCCACCGAACAGATCCTCGCCACCATGGCCGAGCCGCCCCGGATCGTGGTCGTCACCACCTTCGAGAACGACGCCTACGTCTACGACGCGCTGCGCGCCGGAGCCGCCGGCTTCCTCCTCAAACGGGCCGACCCGGACGAGCTGATCGGCGCGGTCCGACTCGTCGCCCGCGGTGACTCGCTGCTCTTCCCGGCCGCCGTACGCTCCCTGGCCGCCGCCCACGCGGCCGGCGTCCCGACCGCCGGCGCGCCCTGGGTGGCCCGACTCACCGAGCGCGAGGCCGACGTCCTGCGCCTGATGGCCACCGGACTGTCCAACCACGAGATGAGCGAGCGCCTCGGCGTCGGACCGCAGACCATCAAGACCCATGTCGGGTCGGTCCTCACCAAGACCGGCTCCCGCGACCGCACCCAGGCGGTCATCGCGGCCTACGAGGGAGGTTTCATCATGAAGAAACACTGAGAACCCCGCCACAATCGGGGCAGAGCGGAACGGCTGGGACCGCCGGGACGTCCTTCTGGGGGATGAACAAGACGATCAGGCGTGCGTCGGTCTTCTGTCTGCTCCTGGTGCTGGCCCTGCTGGTCCGCGTCACCTGGGTGCAGGCATACCAAGGCCAGGCCCTCGCAGACGACAAGCACAACCGCCGGAATCTCATCGGGCAGTACGAGAACCCGCTGGGGAACATCATCGTGGGTGGGGAGGCGATCACCGGCTCGGTGAAGACGGGCGGCAAGGACTTCGGCTACAAGCGGACGTACGTCGACGGTCCCCTCTACGCCCCCATCACGGGCTACAGCTCCCAGGCCTACGGCAGCACCATGCTGGAGGGCATCTACAGGAACGTCCTCAACGGCTCCGACAGCCGACTGAAGACGGTCATGGACATGCTCACCAATAAGCGGGCTTCCCCCGGCAACGTCCTGACCACCATCGACAAGGACGTCCAGAAGGCCACCTATGACGCGCTCCAGGGCAAGCAGGGCGCGGCCGTGGCCCTGGACCCCGGAACCGGCGAGATCCTCGCCGTGGTGAACAATCCCTCCTTCGACCCGGGCACCATCGCCGGCGCCAACGACGAGAAGGCCTGGACGGAGCTCTCCGCGGACAAGGGCAAGGCCATGGAGAACGTGGCGCTGCGCAAGCCCCAGGCACCCGGCTCCACCTTCAAGCTGGTCACCCTCGCCGCGGCGATCGAGAACGGCCTCGTCACCGACATCGACCGGCAGACCGGCATCGCCGACCCGTACACGATTCCCGGCACCCGTACCCCGCTGCCCAGCGAGGCGGGCTCCGCGGCCTGCAACAACGTCTCGGTGCGCACCGCCCTGAGGCTGTCCTGCAACAACGTCTTCGCCGAGCTCGCTTCCAAGCTGGGCCAGGACAAGATGCGGGCGACGGCCGAGAAGCTCGGATTCAACGTGCAGATCGACACGCCGGTGCGCACCAACCCGCCCAGCAAGTACCCGTCGAAGAAGATGTCGATCGACCAGGTCGCGCAGACGGGTATCGGCCAGTTCGACGTGCAGGCCACCCCGCTCCAGATGGCGATGGTGACCGCCGCGATCGAGAACGGCGGCAAGCTCGTCGCCCCGCACGTCGTATCCGAGGTCACCGACGCGGGCGGCAACGTGCTGGAGAGCTTCAAGGACGCGAAGTCCCAGCGGGTCATGGGGGAGAAGACCGCCTCGATGATCCGCGACGCCATGCGCACGGTCGCCACCGAAGGCGGCGGCAAGCCGGCCCAGGTGTCCGGCGCCGAGGTGGGCGGCAAGACCGGTACCGCCCAGCGCGGTGTCAACAACAGCCTCGCTCCGCTGGCCTGGTTCACCTCGTACGGCAAGTCGAACGGCAAGCAGATCGCGGTGGCCGTGGTGATCGAGAACTCCGACACCGACCGTTCCGAGATCGGCGGCGGGAAGCTGGCCGCGCCCATCGCCCAGAAGATGATGGAGGCGTGGCTGAAGAAGTAGCCGCGGAGGCCGCGCGGACGGAGCGCCGGGAACCGTCGGGGTTCCCGGCGCGTTCCCCCTCCCATGATCAGAGCCGCGCACCCCGACGACCTCCCTGCGATCGCCGCCCTGCACACCCGGGCCCGCGCCACCTACTACCAGGGCCACATCCCCGAGCAGGCCTACCTGGGCGACGCCGAGCTCCAGCGGACCCGCGAGGGCTGGTCGCGGGCCATCGCCCGGGACGCGGCCGAGGGCGAGGTGCTCTGCGCCGAGCAGGACGGCGAGCTCACCGGGGTCGCCGCGTTCCGCACGCAGGACGGCGAGACCACCCTCACCCAGCTCCACGTCGACCCCGTCCACTGGCGCCGCGGCACCGGGGCCGCCCTGCACGCCGCCTGCCTGGACGCCTGGCGGCGGGCCGGAATCCGCCGGGTCCGCCTGGAGGTCTACGAACACAACCTCCGCGCCCAGGCCTTCTACGCCACCCAGGGGTGGCTCGCGGATCCCTCGGCCCCGCGCTCGGGCACCCACCGCACCCTCTGGCTCCAGGTGGGCCGGGCATCTGCCCCGTCCGGGGAATGAGACGGGGCGGCGAATGGTTGAACCGCAAACCGTTTCCCCCTGAACCCGGAGAGAAGAAGGATCATGCGCGTCGAAATCTGGAGCGACATCGCTTGTCCCTGGTGCTACATCGGAAAGGCCCGTTTCGCCAAGGGCCTCGCCGAGTTCGCGCACCGCGACGAGGTGGAGGTCGTCTTCCGGTCCTTCGAACTCGACCCGGGCGGGGCGAAGGGCGTCACCACTCCCGTCGTGGAGATGCTCGCCAAGAAGTACGGCCGCACCCTCGACGAGGCGCGCGGCATGGAGGAGCACGTCGCCGCCAGCGCCCGCGCGGAGGGGCTCACCTACCGGACCGAGGGTCGCGACCACGGCAACACCTTCGACATCCACCGGCTGCTCCACCTGGCCGCCGCCCGCGGCCGGCAGGAGCAGCTGCTCGACCTCGCCTACCGGGCCAACTTCGGCGAGGAGCGCTCCGTCTTCGACCCCGAAGTTCTGATCGAGCTCGCCGTCGAGGCCGGACTCGACGGGGCCGAGGCCCGCGCCGTCCTCGCCGACGACTCCGCCTACGCCGACGCGGTCCGGGCCGACGAGCGCGAAGCCGCCGAGCTGGGAGCGAACGCCGTGCCGTTCTTCGTCCTCGACCGCCGCTACGGGATCTCCGGCGGACAGCCGGCAGAGGTGTTCACCCGGGCCCTGGAGCAGGCGTGGGCCGGGCGCGAGGCCCTGGAACCGGCCCCCGCCGCCGAGGCCTGCGAGCCCGACGGCGCGTGCGCGGTCCCCCAGGCATAAGGACCGCTCGGGGAGAGCCGGGGGCCTCAGGGGTCTCGGGGGCCTCAGGGGTCTCGGCGATGGACTGTGGGCGTGGTCTGGCGCACAGTTGAAGGCATGGATCTTCTGCTCGCCGAAGCGACCCGTGCCGAGTTCGCCCACTCCACCACCTACCTCAACACCGCCAATTGCGGGGTCGTCCCGCGTTCCGCCGTCGCAGCCGTACGGGAGCTGGCCGAGGCGGCGGGGGCCGGGCTCCCCACCGGCTTCGGCGACTTCGACCGCGTGAACGGGGCCCGGGCGGCCTTCGCCCGCCTGGTCGGGGTGGACACCGACCGGGTGTCCACCGGCTCGGCCGTCTCCACCCACGTCGGCCTCGTCGCCGCCTCGCTCCCGCCGGGCGCCGAAGTGCTTTGTCCCGAGGGCGAGTTCTCCTCAGTGATCAACCCCTTCGTGGCGCGCGGCGACCTCAAGGTGCGCTTCGCCCCGCTCGAAGCCGTCGCCGAGGCCGTGGGCCCCGGTACCGCTCTGGTCTCGCTGAGCGTCGTGCAGTCCGCGGACGGCCGCAAGGCCGACCTGGCGGCGGTGCGCGCCGCGGCGACCGCGCACGGGGCCCGGATGCTCGTGGACGCGACCCAGGCGGTCGGCTGGCTCCCCTTCGACGCCTCGCCGTACGAGTACACGGTCGCCGGCGGCTTCAAATGGCTGCTCGGCGTGCGCGGAGCCTCGTACCTGACGGTGTCGCCGCAGGCCCAGCACACGCTGACCCCGCTGCACGCCGGATGGGTTCCGGCGGTGGCCGAAGGGGGCGCCACCTACGGGCCGATGGCGGAACTCGCCCACGGAGCGCGGCGGTTCGACGAGTCCCCGGCCTTCCTCGCCTACCACGCGTCCGAGCCGGCGCTGGCCCTGCTGGAGCGGATCGGCATCGAGGCCGTCCACGCCCACGACACCGCCCTGGCCGCCCGCTACCGGGCCGGGCTCGCGCGCCTGGGCCACGAACCCGTCCCCGGGGACTCCGCCATCGTCTCCGTACCGGGCCTCGCCGACCGGCAGCCCGTCCTGGAGGCGGCCGGCATCGTCACATCGGCGCGCGCGGGCCTCCTGCGGGCCTCGTTCCACCTCTACAACACGGAGGCGGACGTGGACCGGCTGCTGGACGCCCTCTCCGCCTCCTGAAGCGGCGGGGCCCGTGCGTACAGTGCCGCCATGAGCGATGTGAGCGGTGTGAGCCAGGCAGGCGATGTGCGCGACGGGCGCGATGTGCTGCACGTCAAGGGGCGGGTGCTGATCGGGCCCGACGAGGTGCGCGACGAGCTGTGGGTGGTCGGCGGGCGGATCTCCTACGAGCGCCCGCCCGGCGCCCGCGAGATCACCACGGTGACCGGCTGGGCCCTACCCGGACTGGTCGACGCGCACTGCCACGTGGGCCTGGACGCCCACGGCCCGGTCGACGCCGAGACCGCCGAGCGCCAGGCCCTCACCGACCGCGACGCCGGCACCCTCCTCATCCGGGACGCCGGTTCGCCCTCCGACACCCGCTGGATCGACGACCGCGAGGACCTGCCGAAGATCATCCGGGCCGGGCGGCACATCGCGCGCACCCGCCGCTACATCCGCAACTACGCCCACGAGATCGAACCCGCCGACCTCGTCGATTACGTCGGCCGCGAGGCGCTGCGCGGTGACGGCTGGGTCAAGCTCGTAGGAGACTGGATCGAACGCGAGGCCGGGGACCTCACGGCCTGCTGGCCGCGCGCCGAGGTCGAGGCGGCCATTGCCGAGGCGCATCGGCTCGGCGCCCGCGTCACCGCGCACTGCTTCGCCGGGGACTCGCTGCGCGACCTGGTCGAGGCGGGCATCGACTGCATCGAACACGCCACCGGCCTCACCGAGGACACCATCCCGCTGTTCGCGGACCGCGGGGTCGCGATCGTCCCGACGCTCGTGAACATCGCGACCTTCCCGAAGCTGGCGGCGGGCGGCGATGCGAAGTTCCCCCGCTGGTCGGCGCACATGCTGCGGCTCCACGAACGGCGCTACGACACCGTCCGCTCCGCCTACGACGCGGGCATCGACGTCTTCGTCGGCACCGACGCGGGAGGCTCCCTGCCGCACGGCCTGGTCGCGGCGGAGGTCGCGGAACTGGTCAAAGCCGGTATCCCGCCGATCGACGCCCTCTCCGCGACGACCTGGGCGGCCCGCGAGTGGCTCGGCAGGCCGGGGCTGACCGAGGGGGCGCCCGCCGACCTCGTGGTGTACGCCGCCGACCCGCGGGCCGACGTACGCGTGCTCGCGCAGCCGCTGCGGGTCGTCGTGAACGGCAGGGTCCGGGCCTGAGCCCCGCGTTGGCGCCCGGTTGACGCCGCGTGACATCGGGGACCCATCGGTCGTTGAAAGAGACCGCACGGGGCGAGCCTCCGTGAAAGGAGGGAACTCGCGTTCTTCATGGGGCGCGACGATTCGAATATGCTCCCGGAAACCACCCTTTGGGGTGAACTCGCATCAGGTTGACCCTCGTTCACCCACAGTGCGTAAAGATTCCGGAGTCGAGTCCGTCGGCGCCCGCGATGTCCCCCATCGGCGGCGCGACGGCACCCAACTCCCCGGGGGGTTCCACCACTGTGAACAGCCATACCTTCCGCAGGCCCGCGGCCGTCCTCCTCGCCACGGGAGCGATGGCCCTGCTCGCCGCTCCGCCCGCCTTCGCCACGGGAGGCGGCGCGGCCGGGGGAGAGGGCAAGGCCGGCGCCGTCGTCCTGCGCGCCGCACTGGACGTGGGCCTGC
Protein-coding sequences here:
- a CDS encoding peptidoglycan D,D-transpeptidase FtsI family protein, producing MNKTIRRASVFCLLLVLALLVRVTWVQAYQGQALADDKHNRRNLIGQYENPLGNIIVGGEAITGSVKTGGKDFGYKRTYVDGPLYAPITGYSSQAYGSTMLEGIYRNVLNGSDSRLKTVMDMLTNKRASPGNVLTTIDKDVQKATYDALQGKQGAAVALDPGTGEILAVVNNPSFDPGTIAGANDEKAWTELSADKGKAMENVALRKPQAPGSTFKLVTLAAAIENGLVTDIDRQTGIADPYTIPGTRTPLPSEAGSAACNNVSVRTALRLSCNNVFAELASKLGQDKMRATAEKLGFNVQIDTPVRTNPPSKYPSKKMSIDQVAQTGIGQFDVQATPLQMAMVTAAIENGGKLVAPHVVSEVTDAGGNVLESFKDAKSQRVMGEKTASMIRDAMRTVATEGGGKPAQVSGAEVGGKTGTAQRGVNNSLAPLAWFTSYGKSNGKQIAVAVVIENSDTDRSEIGGGKLAAPIAQKMMEAWLKK
- a CDS encoding response regulator transcription factor, encoding MRIVLCDDERMVRTALRVILEAEADLEVVGEAATGAEAVPLVRSLAPDVVLMDVRMPEIDGIRATEQILATMAEPPRIVVVTTFENDAYVYDALRAGAAGFLLKRADPDELIGAVRLVARGDSLLFPAAVRSLAAAHAAGVPTAGAPWVARLTEREADVLRLMATGLSNHEMSERLGVGPQTIKTHVGSVLTKTGSRDRTQAVIAAYEGGFIMKKH
- a CDS encoding sensor histidine kinase — its product is MRVGPGRLLGARARLRWVHQILGGALLMPYFLLASVGVGSAAGGTNALSSLPLSLAAYAAALPMAAATGIYGLVRPLSVTAVRAMCGVPGERLAEGPARSWAARGRASAWWTLHLGVGALVSGMTLAVPPMALVLIVLPFVSGLREVRLGFGWFNTGVETYMAPLLGIGLLAGLTLCAVGAGELLARVAPVLLGPTAADRLAAAEERAADLVLRNRLARELHDAVGHALSAVTLQAAAARRMLERDPDFVREALAAIEDTTRRTVGELDAVLGLLRDGNPDRADAAPAPTLAADLDGLLARTRVAGTTVTAHQDPGPAGDWTALPAIASREAYRIVQEGLTNALRHGAGPVDLRIRIQAGPDPAHRELEITMTNPPAAPAEDREARTTGGRGLRGAAERAALLGGSVEAGPHGDRWRLRAVLPFAGEAR
- a CDS encoding GNAT family N-acetyltransferase, which encodes MIRAAHPDDLPAIAALHTRARATYYQGHIPEQAYLGDAELQRTREGWSRAIARDAAEGEVLCAEQDGELTGVAAFRTQDGETTLTQLHVDPVHWRRGTGAALHAACLDAWRRAGIRRVRLEVYEHNLRAQAFYATQGWLADPSAPRSGTHRTLWLQVGRASAPSGE
- a CDS encoding DsbA family oxidoreductase → MRVEIWSDIACPWCYIGKARFAKGLAEFAHRDEVEVVFRSFELDPGGAKGVTTPVVEMLAKKYGRTLDEARGMEEHVAASARAEGLTYRTEGRDHGNTFDIHRLLHLAAARGRQEQLLDLAYRANFGEERSVFDPEVLIELAVEAGLDGAEARAVLADDSAYADAVRADEREAAELGANAVPFFVLDRRYGISGGQPAEVFTRALEQAWAGREALEPAPAAEACEPDGACAVPQA
- a CDS encoding amidohydrolase family protein — its product is MSDVSGVSQAGDVRDGRDVLHVKGRVLIGPDEVRDELWVVGGRISYERPPGAREITTVTGWALPGLVDAHCHVGLDAHGPVDAETAERQALTDRDAGTLLIRDAGSPSDTRWIDDREDLPKIIRAGRHIARTRRYIRNYAHEIEPADLVDYVGREALRGDGWVKLVGDWIEREAGDLTACWPRAEVEAAIAEAHRLGARVTAHCFAGDSLRDLVEAGIDCIEHATGLTEDTIPLFADRGVAIVPTLVNIATFPKLAAGGDAKFPRWSAHMLRLHERRYDTVRSAYDAGIDVFVGTDAGGSLPHGLVAAEVAELVKAGIPPIDALSATTWAAREWLGRPGLTEGAPADLVVYAADPRADVRVLAQPLRVVVNGRVRA
- a CDS encoding aminotransferase class V-fold PLP-dependent enzyme — its product is MDLLLAEATRAEFAHSTTYLNTANCGVVPRSAVAAVRELAEAAGAGLPTGFGDFDRVNGARAAFARLVGVDTDRVSTGSAVSTHVGLVAASLPPGAEVLCPEGEFSSVINPFVARGDLKVRFAPLEAVAEAVGPGTALVSLSVVQSADGRKADLAAVRAAATAHGARMLVDATQAVGWLPFDASPYEYTVAGGFKWLLGVRGASYLTVSPQAQHTLTPLHAGWVPAVAEGGATYGPMAELAHGARRFDESPAFLAYHASEPALALLERIGIEAVHAHDTALAARYRAGLARLGHEPVPGDSAIVSVPGLADRQPVLEAAGIVTSARAGLLRASFHLYNTEADVDRLLDALSAS